The genomic segment AAAGCGCTCTTTTGCTTCTAATTAAATAAGTTTTTGTCCATGAAAAATATATTTCCTCTTGATAAGTTTCGCGAACTTCGTACTCCTTTTTATTATTATGATACAAAGGTGTTGAGAGATACGCTATCGGCGATAAAGAAAGAAACGGCAAAGCATAGCAATTATCATGTGCATTATGCTGTGAAAGCGAATGCTAATCCCAAAGTGTTGGGCATTATCCGCGAGAGTGGTTTGGGGGCCGATTGTGTAAGTGGCGGAGAGATTCGTGCGGCTGTTAAAGCTGGCTTTCCGGTAGATAAAATTGTATTTGCCGGTGTGGGTAAGTCCGATTGGGAAATAAATCTGGGACTCGATTATGGCATTTCCTGTTTTAATGTAGAGTCTGTTCCCGAGCTGGAGGTAATCAATGAACTGGCGCAGGCCAAAGCCAAAGTGGCTAATATCGCTTTTCGTATAAACCCTAATGTAGGTGCGCATACACATGCCAATATCACTACCGGCCTGGCCGAAAACAAATTCGGAATCAGTATGCAGGATATGGATAAGGTGATTGATCTCGCTCTCGAGATGAAGAACGTGAAGTTTACCGGATTGCACTTTCATATCGGTTCGCAGATTTTAGATATGAGCGACTTCGTGGCACTTTGTAATCGCGTTAATGAATTGCAAGAGAGGCTCTTTGCTCGTCGCATCATTGTAGAGCATATAAATGTAGGCGGAGGTTTAGGGATTGACTATGATCATCCTAACCGTCAGCCTATTCCCGATTTTCAAAGTTATTTTGTGACGTACACTGAACACCTGAAACTTCGCCCCGAGCAGGCATTACACTTCGAACTGGGCCGTGCTGTGGTAGGACAATGCGGAAGTCTTATCAGTAAAGCGCTCTACATGAAGCAGGGAACTAATAAAAAATTTGCGATTCTGGATGCCGGAATGACTGATCTTATTCGGCCGGCGCTTTATCAAGCCTATCATAAGATAGAGAACATAACATCCGATGAAGCTGTGGAGATGTATGATGTGGTCGGACCTATTTGTGAGTCGTCCGATGTGTTTGGTAAATCTATTGATTTGAATAAAGTTAGACGTGGTGATTTGATTGCTTTACGTTCCGCCGGAGCTTATGGCGAAATAATGGCTTCCGGTTACAATTGCCGGGAATTGCCTGTAGGCTATACCTCCGATGAGTTGGTGTGAAATGTTGGATGAACTTTTAATGGGAAAAAGCAGATGCATCATCGAACAATGAGCTTGTGTCCTTGTTGTTTTTTATATATCATTCAACTAATAAATTAAATTATGATCACGAAAAAATTACAAGAAGCTATTAATGGACAGATCGCAGCAGAGTTGTGGTCGGGCAATCTTTATTTATCAATGTCTTTCTATTTTGAGAAAGAAGGTTTTAGCGGTTTTGCTTCGTGGATGAAGAAACAATCTCAGGAAGAAATAGGACATGCTTACGCCATGGCCGATTATCTGATTAAACGTGGCGGAGAAGCGAAAGTGGGCAAGATTGATGTAGTACCCGGCGGTTGGGGCACAGTTATCGAAGTATTTGAGCATTCGTACGAACACGAATGTCATGTTTCAAAGATGATTGACGAACTGGTTAGCTTGGCTTCTGCCGATAAAGACAATGCTACACAGGATTTTCTTTGGGGGTTTGTACGCGAGCAGGTAGAAGAAGAAGCAACTGTACAGGGCATTATAGATAAACTAAAGAAGGCTGGAGATGCCGGCATATTCTTTATTGATTCTCAGTTAGGTCAGAGAAAGTAAGATACTATTTAAAATATTTTTGTGGCAAAGCCCGGACTTCTATGGAAGTTTCCGGGCTTTTTTGTATGAGAACATGTGGCGGGTCGATTTATGCAAATCAGGTAACCGGAATTTATATCACTAACTTAGTTGTTTCAATTTGAAAGTGTATCTTTGCAAATGAGAACAAAAAGTTTGTTTAGATGAGTGTATTGAAAAATTATGCATTTACTATCTGTTTGATTGTAGGTGTTTTGATAGGAGGAATTTGCGGACTCGTTTTTGGTGAGGGTGCATCTATTGTAAAGCCAATAGGAGATATTTTTCTTAACATCATGTTTGTCCTTATTGTACCACTGGTTTTTCTGAGTGTCTCTTCTGCTATCTATAATATGAAACAGATGAATATGGTGGGCAAAGTAATAACAAACATAGCATTCGTTTTTCTGATCTCTGCTACTATTGCTGCTATCACAGCTTATACGCTTACCCTCTTTTATAATCCTCTTGAAGGGATTGATAAAGCGGCATTGATGGCTAATCTGCCCAAACATGCCGAGATAGCTCAGCTCTCAGCCGGCGAACTGTTTGTTAACACTTTTACTGTTCCAGACTTTCTGCAGTTATTTACAAAATCTAATTTACTGCCGCTTATTCTATTCTCGGTATTTTTTGGATTGGCTACGGCTTTTTCGGGCGAACAAGGTAAAACAGTGGCAGGAGTGCTCAATTCGGGCATGACAGTTATATTGCGTATGATGCGCATTATCATGTATGCTGCTCCCATTGGCTTAGGTTGTTACTTTGCCGATACTGTTGGGCGGGTAGGAGGGCAAATATTGAATGGCTACCTTAATGCCTTTCTATTGTTTTTAGTTCTCACGGTGATTTGTTATGTAGGGCTCAATTCTTTCTATGTATGGCTGGCAGGAGGTAAAAAGGCTCTTTTTGCTTTTTGGCGAAATATCATCACGCCTTCACTCACGGCTATTGCCACATCCTCCAGTGCTGCCTGCATTCCTATCAATATAGAAGCCTCTAGAAAAATGGGTGTGCCCGGGAGTATAGCCGAAACTGTGATTCCTTTGGGAACTAATATTCATAAAGACGGATCGGTGATGGGAGGGGTAATTAAGATTGTTTTTTTATTAACCATTTTTGGTCAGGATACCGGTTTGTCCGGAAATCTGTTTTTCATTATAGGTGTATCTTTGCTTGTGGGAACCGTAATGGGAGCAATTCCCAGTGGCGGTATGACCGGCGAACTACTAATTTGCTCCGTATTTGGCTTTTCTCCCCAACTGGCCGGAACTTTGATGGTCATTAGTACTATCATCGATGTACCGGCTACATTACTTAATTCCACAGGCAATATTGTCAGTTCCATTTTGGTGACCCGGCTCACAGAAGGGAAGAAGTGGACAAAAGGAATTGCTCTGTCAGAGGATGATAAGGATCTATAGCCCATCGACCAATTATTTGTAACTAGCTGTTTATTAGATAAATACGAAAAAAAGAAGCCTTAACTGCGAAGGAAACTCTACATCCCCTTCACGGATAGTGGCAATAAATAAAATGATGAGCCTCTCTATGTAGCGCAAAGAGCCTTACCAGAGGCTGTATTGAGGCTTACTACCGATGGCAGAGAAGTTCTATTTCACTGATTTCTAAAATTCATGAACTATGAGTTTAACAGCCTAAGCTCTACCTCTATGGAGGCGGAGAGAATCTTCTGCAAGAACAAGAAAATTGCTGTTTGAAGGTAAACGCTGTGTTTGCTTAGTTGCTCCGAGAAGCAGCTCTGCTTTTTCCCAAAGGAAGAGTAATGCTCAGATAAGCATTTACATCTTTTGTTTTCGAACTGTTGCCCAGAAACATGTAATCCGTACCTACGAATACAGGACCCAGTTTAAGTCCTAATCCGAATGTTTGTCTGTTGTTTTGCATGGTGGAGTAACTTAGGGCAACGTTGAACCAGCTTTTGGGACAATAATTGGCAGAGAATGTGAATTCCGAAATTGTTTTAGGTTCAGAGAAATGAGTGGTAGATAACACACCTAATCCCAACTGGTTCTGAAAAAAAGTGTATTCGCCGCCTAGCACCAATGTGGAGGCGATAGAGGTGGTTTTTGATTTCGGGCTTTGAATGGCATATCCCATGTATTTCATATCCAGAACATCACCATCCGAAGCTGTCCCGTATCCTTTATACTCAATTGTTCGTTCTTGATTTGCAACGGCAGTGGTGGTGGAATTTTTGGACCAAGAAATGAAACCAAGGTCGACAATGGAAGCGGACAGTTTAAGATTATTCAATAATTGGTAAGTAGCGCCAAAATCAACTGCCATACCATATCCGGCTACGCCTGCTTTGTCATATTTTACTTTATTGACATATTCTGTTCCGTTATCGTCTGTTTTTGTTTCTACGGCTGTGCCTGGCATAGAAACGTTTAAAGTCCCATGGCTTATTATTGTGCCGGAGGTCAGGTTTTCTTCTATTTTCAAATCTCTCATATCCATATTTATATTAGCACTACCCAATAGCATTTTCATTCTGCCTCCTATGGTTAAACGATGGATGATTTCTCGGGAATAGCCGAGTCCTATTTCTGTATAAACCGTAGCATTCATCTGTTGATTATTGATAGAGAAATCTTTGCCTAAAAGGTCAATCGGTTCACTGTTATTCACTTCGCGAAGATAGTCGAACATTGTCCTCGGAATGGAAGCGTTAACGTCTGCACGTACTCCTATGTTGGCCGACCAGAAGCTTTTGCCCCGATAGAAACCTAATGAAACAATATTGGTGTTCAGATTAACATTTACCCGGTTGTCGGTTTTCAGTCGGTCGAAGAACTTATCGTTATCCCAAAAATCTTCTTTGGAATTGATGATGTCAGTCACATCACTTACTCCCAATGCGTTGGATGATGCACTAGCCTGAAAAGATCCGATGACCGGAATAGCTATATATCCGCGTGTGGGTTGGAAGGCAGGATTCAATTGTAACCTATTGGTGGCATTTTCCATAAAGTAGGAGGTGCGCAGGTATTGGGCGAAACTGTTAGAAGAAATAACATGTAAGAGGAGAAGAAAGAAAGACCTCTTCAAGATTTTTTTTATACTAATTTTGTCCATAAGAAATTTTATTTGTGGTTAGTTACGTAAAACGTAAAGGACAAAAATAAGTCTAAAAAAAACATCATGCAACTTTTGTTTATTAAGATTAAGTATCATATTGCATAAAATACTGAATAAATGGAAAGAAAGAGGTGTTAAGTAGTTAAATAAAAAAAAGAGCCGTTAAAGCTCTTTTTTTCCTTCCATTGTGCCTAGATGAAGTTCTAGCGCATGGGTTGATATTTGTATCTCACGCAGAGAAACGCCGAGTGAAGCGATAAGCAGGAGTAATGCCAGACCAAATACGTAAGCTGAAAATAGTTGTAAACCTACATAGATGAGGAACATGCTTACTACACAGAGAAATAAGCTGCCTATGCCCAATTCTTGCATGGTGCGTGTTAGGAATAGCCGCTTACGCAGATTGGCTATTTGTGCGGCAGCCACTGCCGACGGATTCTCTTCGTACCGGTCTTTGAGTATACGTACCAATTGGGCATAAGAGAGAAATCGGTTTGTATAAGCCAGTAGGATGAGGGAAATGGCTGAAAACAACAACGCCGGAGTAGTGAGAGTTAATTCTTCCATAGGTTTATTGTTTTTTATTTTAGTACTCCCAGTTCTTTGCCTATTTTGATAAAAGCATTGATACATTTATCCAGATGCACTTTGTTGTGTCCGGCCGAAAGTTGAACGCGGATGCGTGCCTGTTCTTTGGGTACTACCGGATAGTAGAATCCGGTAACATAAATGCCTTCTTCGAGCATGCGGGCGGCATAGGTTTGCGATAGTTTTGCATCGTAGAGCATCACAGCACAAATAGCACTTTGTGTGGGCTTTATGTCAAAACCTGCCGCTAACATCTTGTTGCGGAAGTAGTTTACGTTATCTACCAGCTTATCGTGCAGTTCGTGGCTTTCCTTCAGCATACGGAAAACTTCGATGCCGGCTCCCACAACAGCTGGGGCTACAGAATTAGAAAACAAATAAGGTCTGCTACGTTGGCGCAATAAACCGATGATTTCTTTGCGACCGGTGGTAAAGCCTCCCATGGCACCGCCAAAGGCTTTGCCCAGTGTTCCGGTATATATATCGATGCGACCATAAGCTTGGTATAGTTCGCTCACGCCGTGCCCTGTATCACCTACTACACCAGCCGAGTGCGATTCATCCACCATTACCAGCGCGTCGTATTTTTCAGCTAAGTCGCATATCTTGTCTATCGGGGCAACGTTGCCATCCATAGAGAAAACGCCGTCTGTTACTATTACGCGGAAACGTTGTGCTTGTGCTATCTGGAGGCATTTTTCTAACTCATCCATGTTGGCATTGGCATAGCGATAGCGCTGTGCTTTACACAAGCGTACGCCATCGATGATAGAGGCGTGATTTAGTGAGTCGGAGATAATGGCGTCTTCTTCTGTAAAGAGTGGTTCGAATATGCCACCATTGGCATCGAAACAAGCGGCATAAAGGATAGTGTCTTCTGTGCGGAAATAATCGGAAATGGCTGCTTCCAGCTCCTTGTGAATGTCTTGTGTTCCGCAAATAAAGCGAACGGATGACACGCCGTATCCGCGACGATCCATCATCTTTTGTGCGGCAGCAATAAGGCGTGGATGATTGGACAGCCCCAGGTAGTTGTTGGCGCAAAAGTTCAGTACTTCCTTGCCCTTTACAGTGATAGCAGCTTGTTGGGCACTTTCAATCAGCCTTTCTTCTTTATAAAGACCGGCTTCCTTTATTTCGGTAAGAGTATTACCGAGGTATTCTTTCATTTTACCGTACATAGTAATTTGGATTTTAATTCATACACAAAGGACACCATTTTTATTGGAATAAACAATATCTTTTTGATCTTAAAGTGAAAAAAAAGTGTTTACTTTGCGCACCGTTTAGCTTAAAAAGGTTAGAGTTAAGTAAGAATGAAAAATATTTTGGTAATTGGGGCTACCGGACAGATTGGTTCGGAACTTACAATGGAGTTGCGAAAGCATTACGGTGGCGCGCACGTAGTGGCCGGATACATTCCGGGAGCTGCGCCCACTGGTGAGTTAAAAGAGTCGGGACCGTCTGTGGTTGTTGATGTTACAGATGCAACAACCATAGAATCTGCAGTAAGGAATTATAGTATAGACGCTATTTACAACATGGCAGCACTGTTGTCTGTGGTAGCCGAATCAAAACCGGCGCTTGCCTGGAAAATTGGCATCGACGGACTGTGGAATGTTTTAGAATTGGCTCGTGCCTATCGTTGTTCTGTGTTTACTCCCAGTTCCATAGGCTCTTTCGGCCCTGAAACCCCTCATTTTATGACCCCGCAAGATACTACGCAACGTCCGAGGACGATGTATGGGGTAACAAAGGTTTCCACTGAATTATTGAGTGATTATTATTTCCATAAATATGGGGTGGATACACGTTCTGTACGTTTCCCGGGAATAATATCCAATGTTACGCCTCCCGGAGGTGGCACTACTGACTATGCGGTGGATATTTATTATGCAGCTGTACGAGGCGACAAATTTGTGTGTCCGATAAAGGAGGGTACGTTGATGGATATGATGTATATGCCCGATGCTCTCCATGCAGCCATATCACTTATGGAGGCAGATTCCTCTCGATTAATACATCGTAATGCTTTTAATATAGCTTCCATGAGTTTCGCACCCGAAACCATTTATGCTTCCATCTGCAAGCAGGTGCCCGGCTTTGAAATGGTATATAATGTGGATTCGTTGAAACAAACAATAGCAGACAGTTGGCCCGATAGTATGGATGATGCTTGTGCCCGCAGCGAGTGGGATTGGCAACCTTCTTACAACCTGGAAAGCATGACAACTGATATGCTCGAAAAATTACAAAAAAAACTATTGAACAAAGCGACCATAGTGTCACAATAAGATGAAAAAGATAATTGCAGGAGTTATAATTCTGAATCTTTTAGCTTCTTGTAATAACAAGAAGTCAAACATCGACCCCTTTGCGCCGATAACCAATTTGGTGGATTCGGCCGTTCATCGTGCCGATTCAGTTAAGAATAAAAATAAGCCGGAAGAGCCAAAACCTACTGAGGCGGATGAGTCTTTTAACGATTTTATTTATAACTTTGCTTCCGATGATAAGTTTCAGCACCAGCGAATTGTTTTTCCTTTGCCTTACTACAATGGAGAAGTGCCTTCTAAGATAGAAGAGAGATACTGGAAACATGATGATTTGTTCACTAAGCAATCTTACTATACCTTGTTGTTTGATAAGGAAGAAGATATGGATATGGTGGGAGATACGGCGCTTAATTCCGTGCAGGTAGAATGGATATTTATGAGAACCCGCATGGTGAAGAAGTATTATTTTGAACGCGCTAAAGGCTGCTGGATGTTGCAGGCTATTAACTTGCGCCCCATAGCCAAAAGCGATGATGAACGATTTGTAGAATTCTTTGCCCGGTTTGCGGCTGATAGTTTGTTTCAGTGCGAACGTATTCGTCAACCGCTTACTTTTGTAACGAATGACCCTGATGATGATTTTTCGATTGTAGAGACTACGCTGGAGCTTAACCAATGGTTTGCTTTTAAGCCGACGTTACCTGTCGAGAGGTTGTCTAACATTAATTACGGACAAAGCAACAATGATAATTCGCAAACTAAGATACTGGCACTTAAAGGTGTTGGAAACGGATTTTCAAATTTGCTCTATTTTCAGCGAAAGGGTGGTAAATGGGAACTTTATAAGTTTGAAGATACTGGCATTTAGCATATAAAAAAACAATAAGGATCGATGATACAAGAATGCAACAACTACTCACTCTTACCACATAATACTTTTGGCATCGACGTAAAAACCGCTCACTTCATCGAATACGATACCGAAGAAGATCTCAGGCGGTTGTTCACCTCCGGAAAGGTAGCCCGACCGTGGTTGCCTATTGGCAGTGGAAGTAATTTGTTGTTTCTGAAAGATTATGAAGGTACTATTTTGCATTCGCGTATTAATTACCTGAAATTAACGGATGAAACGAAGGAAAAGGTTCATATCTGTGTTGGGTCGGGCGTAGAATGGGATGATTTTGTGGCTTATTGCGTGCAACATGGCTGGTATGGAGCTGAGAATCTTTCGCTTATTCCGGGTGAAGTGGGGGCGGCTGCCGTACAAAACATCGGAGCTTACGGCGTAGAAGTGAAGGATATTATTGAGAGTGTTACCACGATGGATGTGCAGGGAAATGAGCAGGTATATGCCGTGGAAGCTTGCCATTACGGTTATCGCCACAGCATTTTTAAGGAGATTGAAATGCAAAATAAGATTGTAACTTCCGTTTGTTTTTGTTTAAGGAAAACAGAAGGCTTTACTCTTAATTACGGCACCATTCGCGAGGAACTCAAGAACTATTCCGGCGAACCTACATTACCTAATGTGCGACAAGCCATTATTGATATTCGCAAGAACAAATTACCCGATCCGTCTGTTGTTGGCAATGCGGGGAGTTTCTTTATGAACCCCGTTGTAGATCGCACTAAGTATGAAAGTCTGAAGAATGACTATCCCGATATGCCGTACTATAATGTAGACGAAACACGAGTGAAGATTCCGGCTGCCTGGATGATTGATCGTTGTGGATGGAAAGGACAAACAAGAGGGGCTGTGGGTGTTCACGATAAACAGGCACTTGTGCTGATTAATAAAGGTGGTGCCAAGGGCAGTGAAGTAGCTGCTTTGGCTGAAGAAATAAAGTTGTCTGTGTTTCAACAATTTAAAATAGATATTTTTCCGGAGGTAAAGTTTGTGTGATATGGCGAAATTAAGAATATTAGGAAGCGGAACGTCGACTGGAGTGCCTGAAGTGGGTTGCACCTGTCCGGTTTGTCTTTCTACCGATCCCAGAGATAACCGCTTGCGTGCGTCTTCTCTTATAGATACAGGGGATGCTGTGATATTAATAGATTGCGGCCCCGATTTCAGAGAACAAATGATTCATCTTCCGTTTCATCGTATAGATGGTGTGTTGATAAGTCATGAGCATTACGATCATGTGGGTGGGTTGGATGATTTACGTCCGTTTTGTCGTTTTGGTGAAGTTACCGTTTTTGCCGAAAGTACTACTGCTCATGGGTTGCGTACGCGTATGCCTTATTGTTTCACCGATCATAAATATCCCGGTGTGCCCAATATTGAGTTGCAGGATATAGAAGTGGGCAAATCGTTTTATATTGCTAATACAGAAGTGCTTCCCTTGCGTGTGATGCATGGGAAATTGCCTATTTTAGGCTATCGTATTGGTGGCATGGCTTATATTACCGATATGCTTACCATGCCCGATGAATCGTACAACCAGCTTCATGGACTTGACCTGTTGGTGGTTAATACGCTGCGTATAGAACCCCATTTTACACACCAGAACCTTTCTCAGGCATTAGACACAGCGCGGCGCATTGGTGCCCGCGAAACGTATTTTATCCACATGAGTCACCAAATGGGTTTGCATGCCGAAGTAGAAAAACAACTGCCCCCACATGTGCATTTTGCTTACGACGGAGAAGAAATTTTCTTTTAATAAAATGGTCTTGCTTAATAATGATAAAAAAATGTATATATTTGTGGTAGTTATTTAACTTATAGCGCCATGAAGTCTCGTTTGTTTATCAGGATAGCCGTTATATCTTCTATAGTGTTGCTTTGTGCAAGTATTGGGTTGTACTCATACTCCAAACTAAGTGCTATGCAGGGGCGCGAAGAATTTAATCTTTATAGCCTCGTTCCACCTGATGCTCACGTATTATTCGAAACTGATGATTTATCCGGTTTTATGGCCGATTTCAACGAATTGAGTAGCAGTAAAAGCGGTCATGAGCTTCATTTATCCCGTCTTTTTTCGGTTATAAGATCACATTTTCATTTATTAATTGAGGAAATGCCTCACGGTCTAAGCGAGCAAATGAATAAGATGCTTGTCAGTTTTCATACTCCGGATGATGATCGTAGCCAGGTGTTTTACTGTTCTTTAGGAGAGGATGATCCTAAATTGATGGAAACATTTATCTATAAATATTTTGCGAGTCCGTTTCCTTCAAAGCTGTTTGATTATAAAGGGGAAGAAATACGCATTTATCCGATGTCGGATGGCGATTTCCTGGCATGCTATTTTACCTCTCGTTTTTTTGTTGTTAGTTACCAAAAGAGGCTCATAGAGAAAGTGATAGATGCCCGCCTTTCAGGAAAATCACTCTTTACCGATTCTGCGTTCAAACAAGTTTACAATCAGAAAAGAAAAGATCAGTCCTCCACTGTTTATATTCATATGCTACCTATACCCATGGGTAAATCGACGGATGGCATTCGTTCATTTTCCATGTTGGGCGGATGGATGGGGTTTGATTTGAAAATGAATGGCGATGCTGTTTATCTCTCGGGTGCAAGCCACGATGTTGATACTTGCCTTACGTTTATGAATGCACTACGCCGGCAGGCACCGGTCGAGGGCTTTCCCGGAGATGTTCTTCCGGCATCTACCTTTATGTTTAGCAAACGGGCTGTGTCCGATTTACAAACCATGCTTAATTATACTTTTACCCACGAATACGCTACTGCTACATACTCTAACTATATTCATCAACGTGATGAAGAGATGCTTAGCTTTCTGAAAGACAATATTGGGACTAGTGTTACCTCCTGTCTTTTTCATGCACCGGACAGTATAGGTGAGGTTCGTTCCGTAATGAGCATACCCATGGTTGATTCGGCACAGGCAGAACGCATGTTGCGCAACGTGCTGGCTTCTACGCCTCACGAGAGTGACACGATAATGCCACGTTCTGTTTTGTTTCGTACCGGGCAGCAAACCTATACGTTTTATGCCATGCCGCAAAATACGTTGTTTGCGCGATTCACCGGGATAACGGAATCTTCACTGCATACATCTTCCTGCTTTTATCATGGTCGTTTGCTCATTGCGCCCGACGTGAGTAGTCTTTCGGATTATATTCATTTCTTAGACAGAAAACAGGTGTTAGTTGAAACGCCCGCCTATGAAGAAGAAATGGGCAGTCTTTCGCCCACATACAGCTTTATGTTGAAGGCCGATTTGAGTGATGTATTTACACAACCGGAGAATTATGTGCGCCTTATTCCTGCTTTTTTCTTTCAGAATCAGGACTATTTTAGTCGTTTTATTCTTTTGACACAATTCACTTATACTGATGGCGAAATCTATCCCAATATTATTTTGCTTTACAAGGATAAATAATTGACTTATACTGGTATACTGGGTTGTTTAATGACCATGTATACAGTTCTTTAACGCAAAAAGGCACACCGTGACAGTGTGCCTTTTTCTTCTTCTTCATGCATGAATATGCGTTACTTTTTCGTGAAGTATTTATACCACGCGGCAAAATGTACGGTTGATTAAAAAGGCAAATCGTCTTTTGTATCTCCGGTTATGAAATCGGGCATAGCCGTTGGAGGTGGAGGGGGTACGGGTGACCCGGCTGCTAAGGGCATGCCTGCACCTATGCGCTCTACTTTCCATACACGTATGCTATTAAACCAGCGATCTTGCCATTGGCGGGCGTCAATGTCGAATGACACGGTCAACTCTTCTCCCATTAGGATGGCAAATTGTTCTATTTTCTCTGTTCCGAATACTTCGAAACACATCTTTTTTGGGTACTGGTCATGGTTCTCTATTACATATTCCTGAGACTTCCATTCGTTTCCTGCCTTCGAAACTCCCCCTTTGGGTTGGAGTATGGCGATTATCTTTCCACTAAAATCCATTATGTTTTTTTTAATTTTCGCGACGAAGATACAATTTTATCCGAAATAAAACGACTACGCTTTGCTTTTTTCTTGCTCTTTTTTTGTACTGACACAATCTTTTTGCTAACTTTGTACAATGCTAAAACGAAGCTTTACGAGCCTCGGATAAGGCTCAAAATGAGTTTTGATAATCATAAAACTTAAAAATAGAAACATATGAAATTTATCGTTTCAAGTACTGCGCTATTCAGCCATCTGCAGGCTATCAGTCGCGTTATAAACTCTAAGAACGCACTGCCTATTTTGGATTGTTTCCTCTTTAAACTTGAAGACGGA from the uncultured Bacteroides sp. genome contains:
- the murB gene encoding UDP-N-acetylmuramate dehydrogenase encodes the protein MIQECNNYSLLPHNTFGIDVKTAHFIEYDTEEDLRRLFTSGKVARPWLPIGSGSNLLFLKDYEGTILHSRINYLKLTDETKEKVHICVGSGVEWDDFVAYCVQHGWYGAENLSLIPGEVGAAAVQNIGAYGVEVKDIIESVTTMDVQGNEQVYAVEACHYGYRHSIFKEIEMQNKIVTSVCFCLRKTEGFTLNYGTIREELKNYSGEPTLPNVRQAIIDIRKNKLPDPSVVGNAGSFFMNPVVDRTKYESLKNDYPDMPYYNVDETRVKIPAAWMIDRCGWKGQTRGAVGVHDKQALVLINKGGAKGSEVAALAEEIKLSVFQQFKIDIFPEVKFV
- a CDS encoding MBL fold metallo-hydrolase, translated to MAKLRILGSGTSTGVPEVGCTCPVCLSTDPRDNRLRASSLIDTGDAVILIDCGPDFREQMIHLPFHRIDGVLISHEHYDHVGGLDDLRPFCRFGEVTVFAESTTAHGLRTRMPYCFTDHKYPGVPNIELQDIEVGKSFYIANTEVLPLRVMHGKLPILGYRIGGMAYITDMLTMPDESYNQLHGLDLLVVNTLRIEPHFTHQNLSQALDTARRIGARETYFIHMSHQMGLHAEVEKQLPPHVHFAYDGEEIFF
- a CDS encoding DUF3352 domain-containing protein — its product is MKSRLFIRIAVISSIVLLCASIGLYSYSKLSAMQGREEFNLYSLVPPDAHVLFETDDLSGFMADFNELSSSKSGHELHLSRLFSVIRSHFHLLIEEMPHGLSEQMNKMLVSFHTPDDDRSQVFYCSLGEDDPKLMETFIYKYFASPFPSKLFDYKGEEIRIYPMSDGDFLACYFTSRFFVVSYQKRLIEKVIDARLSGKSLFTDSAFKQVYNQKRKDQSSTVYIHMLPIPMGKSTDGIRSFSMLGGWMGFDLKMNGDAVYLSGASHDVDTCLTFMNALRRQAPVEGFPGDVLPASTFMFSKRAVSDLQTMLNYTFTHEYATATYSNYIHQRDEEMLSFLKDNIGTSVTSCLFHAPDSIGEVRSVMSIPMVDSAQAERMLRNVLASTPHESDTIMPRSVLFRTGQQTYTFYAMPQNTLFARFTGITESSLHTSSCFYHGRLLIAPDVSSLSDYIHFLDRKQVLVETPAYEEEMGSLSPTYSFMLKADLSDVFTQPENYVRLIPAFFFQNQDYFSRFILLTQFTYTDGEIYPNIILLYKDK
- a CDS encoding DUF3127 domain-containing protein: MDFSGKIIAILQPKGGVSKAGNEWKSQEYVIENHDQYPKKMCFEVFGTEKIEQFAILMGEELTVSFDIDARQWQDRWFNSIRVWKVERIGAGMPLAAGSPVPPPPPTAMPDFITGDTKDDLPF